In a single window of the Arachis hypogaea cultivar Tifrunner chromosome 6, arahy.Tifrunner.gnm2.J5K5, whole genome shotgun sequence genome:
- the LOC112695510 gene encoding serine--tRNA ligase: MLDINLFREEKGHNPELIRESQRRRFASVELVDDVINLDKEWRKRQFELETLRKDFNKINKEVSKLKRAGEDATKIIAESEETKKLIADKEVEVRDTLKLLNSKLESIGNLVHDSVPVSDDESNNAVIRTWGERRLEPKLKNHVDLVELLGIADTKKGADVAGGRGFYLKGDGVRLNQALINFGLDFLEKRGYTLLHTPFFMRKDIMSKCAQLAQFDEELYKVTGEGDDKYLIATAEQPLCAYHLDDWIHPTQLPIRYAGYSSCFRKEAGSHGRDTLGIFRVHQFEKVEQFCLTSPNDNDSWNMHEEMLKNSEDFYKELNIPYQVVAIVSGALNDAAAKKYDLEAWFPSSQTYRELVSCSNCTDYQSRKLEIRYGQKKSNEQMKQYVHLLNSTLTATERTICCILENNQKEDGVEIPEALRPFMGGKTFLPFKNQPVIEAKGKKSKA; the protein is encoded by the exons ATGTTAGATATTAACCTGTTCAGGGAGGAGAAGGGCCACAACCCTGAACTCATCCGCGAATCTCAACGCCGTCGTTTCGCCAGCGTCGAACTCGTCGATGACGTCATCAATCTCGACAAGGAGTGGCGCAAGCGTCAATTCGAGCTCGAGACTCTCCGCAAAGActtcaacaagatcaacaagGAAGTCTCCAAGCTCAAGCGT GCTGGTGAAGATGCAACCAAGATTATTGCCGAATCGGAGGAGACTAAGAAACTCATTGCTGACAAAGAGGTCGAAGTTCGCGACACTCTCAAACTCTTGAACTCTAAATTGGAGAGCATTGGAAACCTTGTCCACGATTCTGTTCCCGTCAGTGATGATGAGTCCAACAATGCTGTCATTCGAACGTGGGGAGAGAGGAGGCTCGAGCCTAAGCTAAAGAATCATGTCGATCTAGTTGAGCTTCTTGGAATCGCAGACACAAAAAAAG GAGCTGATGTTGCTGGAGGTAGAGGCTTCTATCTTAAAGGAGATGGTGTTCGTCTTAATCAAGCACTGATAAACTTTGGTCTTGATTTTTTGGAGAAAAGGGGATATACTTTGTTGCATACTCCTTTCTTCATGAGAAAAGATATAATGTCAAAGTGTGCTCAATTAGCACAATTTGATGAAGAGCTTTACAAG GTAACGGGTGAAGGAGATGACAAATATCTGATAGCTACGGCTGAGCAGCCCCTATGTGCTTATCATCTAGATGATTGGATCCACCCAACCCAGCTACCTATAAG ATATGCTGGATATTCATCTTGCTTTCGAAAAGAAGCTGGCTCACATGGTCGAGATACTCTTGGGATATTCCGTGTTCACCAATTTGAGAAAGTGGAACAGTTTTGCCTTACTAGCCCAAATGACAATGATTCATGGAACATGCATGAGGAAATGTTAAAAAACTCCGAAGATTTCTATAAAGAA TTGAACATTCCATATCAAGTTGTTGCTATTGTGTCTGGTGCTTTGAATGATGCTGCAGCAAAGAAGTATGATCTAGAAGCATGGTTTCCATCTTCACAAACTTACAGAGAGCTAGTATCCTGTTCAAACTGTACAGACTATCAGTCCCGAAAACTAGAAATTCGATACGGGCAAAAGAAG AGCAATGAGCAAATGAAGCAATATGTTCACTTGTTGAACTCTACTCTCACAGCTACTGAGAGGACCATTTGCTGCATACTTGAGAACAACCAGAAGGAGGATGGTGTAGAGATACCCGAAGCCCTCAGACCATTCATGGGTGGAAAGACGTTCCTGCCTTTCAAGAACCAACCAGTTATTGAAGCCAAAGGGAAGAAATCAAAGGCCTAA
- the LOC112698057 gene encoding cyclin-P3-1-like, with protein MPTRSEAYKSLLQVEESSENGTLIPRALLILSSVWERSIKKNDKLVMMISSKNITVFHGSKAPKLSITRYMERIVKYARCSSSCFVIAQIYIDRYFSKNGGYLTSFNAHRLLITSLLVAVKFLDDRYFSNAYYAQVGGISTQEMNRMELEFLFSLEFRLFVTTEMFVKYCEKLDKVDNIGEYQIRRPIIRSNAK; from the exons atgcCTACAAGATCAGAGGCATACAAATCACTACTACAAGTTGAAGAATCATCAGAAAATGGGACCTTGATACCCCGTGCTCTGCTTATTTTGTCCTCTGTTTGGGAGAGATCGATTAAGAAGAATGACAAATTGGTGATGATGATATCATCAAAGAATATTACCGTGTTCCATGGATCGAAGGCACCAAAGTTGAGCATCACACGGTACATGGAGCGCATCGTAAAGTATGCACGGTGCAGTTCCTCTTGTTTTGTGATAGCGCAGATATACATTGACAGGTATTTCAGTAAAAATGGTGGATACCTAACTTCCTTCAATGCTCACCGCCTCCTCATTACAAGCCTTCTTGTTGCTGTCAAATTCCTCGACGATCG ATATTTTAGCAATGCTTACTATGCTCAAGTAGGGGGAATTAGCACCCAAGAGATGAACAGGATGGAGCTAGAGTTTCTGTTTAGTTTGGAATTTAGATTGTTTGTGACAACTGAAATGTTCGTCAAATACTGTGAGAAGCTTGATAAGGTTGATAATATTGGAGAATATCAGATTCGTCGTCCAATAATAAGAAGTAATGCAAAGTAA
- the LOC112695513 gene encoding putative UDP-glucuronate:xylan alpha-glucuronosyltransferase 4, with protein MMTPPRHSPHSSSLKQKRFLICLLLISIPSLIIVIIISAKHQKPPLVGTALSDDNNVHEKKGTKPAWFDVIAKGIKEEKIKIGLVNIQDDEELVGSLHHHLHPKVETLTVNFDHVNESLKWEELYPEWIDENERWGKPKCPEMAMAAAKEDLNVVVARVPSCGVRDVFRLQVNLVVANLAVENGWVSWVEFDHRVVYVVFVGSSSSCGPMEEIFRCDDLLMHNNNNHNHQEGGYYWVYKPDLRSLKHKTLMPIGSCQIAPAYAEPGKETWRWRPEKKKQTSSTTLSPNARTAYVTILHSSELYVCGAISLAQSIIQNPDKDTHRLHETKDLVLLADDSITSESLTALKAAGWNKIKRIQRIRSPFAKKSSYNEWNYSKLRIWELTMYEKIIFLDSDVLVLKSIHGFFYYPQLSAAPNEKAMFNSGVMVIEPSQCMFENMLDKIHKVKSYNGGDQGFLNEVFAWWHRTPSKLNKLKTFRSNNSGNHDDDEDLYTIHYLGLKPWMCYRDYDCNWDKEEYRMFASDLAHQKWWQVYDAMPKELQSYCGLSNKMNQRIVKWRRMAMNDSTFDAHSKIQVKDPRRNNYHVA; from the exons ATGATGACTCCTCCTAGGCACTCTCCTCATTCATCTTCTTTGAAGCAAAAACGTTTCCTAATTTGTCTTTTACTTATCTCCATACCGTCATTGATTATTGTAATAATAATTTCAGCGAAACACCAAAAACCGCCATTAGTTGGCACCGCCTTAAGCGATGATAATAATGTTCATGAGAAGAAGGGAACAAAACCAGCTTGGTTTGATGTCATAGCAAAAGGCATCAAAGAAGAGAAGATTAAGATAGGCCTTGTTAATATCCAAGACGACGAAGAACTAGTAGGTTCACTTCATCATCACCTTCATCCAAAAGTAGAGACTTTAACTGTGAATTTTGATCATGTGAATGAGAGTTTGAAGTGGGAGGAGTTGTATCCTGAGTGGATTGATGAAAATGAGAGATGGGGTAAGCCCAAGTGCCCGGAAATGGCAATGGCGGCGGCGAAAGAGGATCTGAATGTTGTGGTGGCCAGGGTTCCATCATGTGGGGTTAGGGATGTGTTTAGGTTGCAAGTGAATTTGGTGGTGGCGAATTTGGCGGTGGAGAATGGGTGGGTGAGTTGGGTGGAGTTTGATCATAGGGTTGTGTATGTTGTATTTGTTgggtcttcttcttcttgtggtcCAATGGAAGAGATTTTCAGGTGTGATGATCTTTtgatgcataataataataatcataatcatcAAGAAGGTGGGTATTACTGGGTTTACAAGCCTGATTTGAGAAGCCTCAAGCACAAAACCCTTATGCCTATTGGTTCATGCCAGATTGCACCTGCTTATGCTGAACCAG GTAAGGAAACATGGAGATGGAGGCCAGAGAAGAAGAAACAAACTTCCAGCACTACCCTCAGTCCCAATGCAAGAACAGCCTATGTTACCATCCTTCACTCTTCAGAGCTTTATGTATGTGGTGCAATTTCTCTTGCTCAGAGCATCATTCAAAACCCCGACAAAGATACCCACCGCCTCCACGAAACCAAAGACCTTGTCCTTCTCGCCGACGATTCCATCACCTCCGAATCCTTAACCGCTCTGAAAGCCGCCGGCTGGAACAAGATCAAGCGCATCCAACGCATCCGAAGCCCCTTCGCCAAGAAATCTTCATACAACGAGTGGAACTACAGCAAGCTTCGAATATGGGAACTCACAATGTACGAGAAAATCATCTTCCTAGATTCCGATGTTCTTGTCCTCAAGAGCATACATGGTTTCTTCTATTATCCGCAGTTATCCGCTGCACCCAACGAGAAAGCTATGTTTAATTCCGGAGTCATGGTGATTGAACCGTCACAGTGCATGTTCGAGAACATGTTGGACAAAATTCACAAGGTGAAATCTTATAACGGAGGTGACCAAGGTTTCTTAAATGAAGTCTTCGCATGGTGGCATAGGACGCCATCAAAGCTAAACAAGCTTAAAACTTTTAGGTCTAATAATAGTGGGAaccatgatgatgatgaggatttgTACACCATACATTATTTAGGGTTGAAACCGTGGATGTGTTACCGGGACTATGATTGCAACTGGGACAAAGAAGAGTACCGCATGTTTGCTAGTGACTTGGCACACCAAAAATGGTGGCAGGTTTATGATGCCATGCCCAAAGAGTTGCAGTCTTATTGTGGGCTTAGCAACAAGATGAATCAAAGGATTGTAAAGTGGAGAAGGATGGCCATGAATGATAGTACTTTTGATGCCCATTCCAAGATTCAGGTTAAAGATCCTAGAAGGAACAATTATCATGTGGCTTAG
- the LOC112695512 gene encoding uncharacterized protein, translating into MMSGKYTTIDNQPGSVPAVPDSGHVAVKFADSNLQTFPPSSAQGKITGGSRPPRDADDTFSKPGSGGSSDESQQSGWFKTFALSTYKPFFDVDTSDVVERIIDSLFPFRGTFTEKTASNPDLYGPFWICTTLIFVAASMSTFVTYISHKLKHEKWEYDINLVSWSAGLFYGYVTIVPLCLYVILKYFSVPAGIVQLLCLYGYSLFVFIPALCMSIVPLEIFRWVIAAVAGLMSATFLALNLRAHIVSAGERWFLIVAGIFLLQLALAVVLKVYLFTVSV; encoded by the exons ATGATGTCAGGCAAATACACTACCATTGATAACCAGCCAGGATCTGTTCCT GCGGTTCCAGATTCAGGCCATGTCGCTGTTAAGTTCGCCG atTCAAATCTCCAGACATTTCCTCCGTCTAGCGCACAGGGCAAGATTACCGGTGGTTCCAGGCCTCCTCGTGATGCCGATG ATACATTTTCAAAACCTGGATCTGGTGGTTCTTCAGATGAATCCCAGCAGAGTGGGTGGTTTAAGACGTTTGCACTCTCTACATACAAACCCTTCTTTGATGTTGACACTTCAGATGTTGTAGAGAGGATTATTGACTCACTCTTTCCGTTTAGAGGAACTTTTACTGAAAAAACTGCTAGCAACCCTGATTT GTATGGACCTTTCTGGATTTGTACCACCTTAATATTTGTAGCGGCATCTATGAGCACATTTGTGACATATATTTCACACAAGCTGAAGCACGAGAAATGGGAATATGACATTAATCTTGTGTCCTGGTCTGCTGGTTTGTTTTATGGTTATGTTACCATAGTACCACTTTGTCTATATGTAATTCTCAAGTACTTCTCCGTGCCAGCTGGCATTGTCCAATTACTCTGTCTATATGGATATTCCCTGTTTGTCTTTATTCCGGCTCTG TGTATGTCCATTGTGCCTCTGGAGATATTTAGATGGGTGATTGCAGCTGTGGCTGGGTTAATGTCAGCGACATTTCTGGCGCTTAATCTCCGGGCACATATCGTATCGGCAGGTGAAAGGTGGTTCTTAATTGTTGCTGGCATTTTTCTGTTGCAGCTGGCTTTAGCCGTTGTACTAAAGGTTTACCTCTTCACAGTATCAGTTTGA